A region of Moorena producens PAL-8-15-08-1 DNA encodes the following proteins:
- a CDS encoding GGDEF domain-containing response regulator, which yields MNKPLRVLIVEDSEDDAELLVFELNNGGYEAIYERVEAPGAMNEALDNKGWDLVIADYFMPKFSAIAALLLLQKKGLDLPFIIVSGSIKENMAIAAMKAGAHDYLLKHQLARLVPAVERELREAKVRKNYRKAIKRLQDLTFYDELTGLPNRTLFLYYLRQWFKPVQPTHNRKCLPMAYPILPTLCWDEPIVGNTQKDNVFAVLSVTLSRYRIIQYSLGDLLSEQLLVATAQRLQQCIGAQDIVARMGENKFAILLSNIQDLDQVKETAERIHQEISIRLELNGRVVSSNCYIGIVLSTMGYQQPKDLLRAADTAMYYAKLEGIGSSEVFHPSMQQRAIERLELETDLQQAIEYETLHLNYQPIVSLTTGKTIGFEALARWQHRTRIKISPSEFIPVAEETGLIIPLGEWILREACKQLSLWQDQFPDYSSLSISVNLSGIQLNQPQLIDQIDQICTTLELSGANLKLEITESVLVDNASVATTILHKLKDRNIQLCIDDFGTGYSYLPYLDLPIDILKIDRSFISKQFPNGKNLDTVEAIINLAKKRKMQVIAEGIETQEQKEILQDLGCDYGQGFLFDEALTAETVTNLMLTKPDRFW from the coding sequence ATGAATAAACCACTGCGAGTTTTGATTGTTGAAGACTCAGAAGATGATGCTGAATTGCTGGTGTTTGAACTAAACAATGGTGGCTACGAAGCAATTTATGAACGAGTGGAAGCACCAGGAGCAATGAACGAAGCCCTAGATAATAAAGGGTGGGATCTTGTGATTGCTGATTACTTCATGCCTAAGTTTAGCGCCATTGCTGCCTTACTCCTCTTACAAAAAAAAGGGTTAGACTTACCATTTATTATCGTCTCCGGCTCGATTAAGGAAAATATGGCAATCGCTGCTATGAAAGCGGGAGCCCATGACTATTTACTTAAACACCAGTTAGCACGATTAGTTCCGGCGGTGGAGCGGGAGTTAAGAGAAGCAAAGGTGCGCAAAAATTACCGGAAGGCAATCAAGAGGTTACAAGACCTGACGTTTTATGACGAATTAACCGGTTTGCCTAATCGGACATTGTTTTTATACTACCTGCGCCAGTGGTTTAAGCCAGTACAGCCAACTCACAATCGCAAATGTCTACCGATGGCATACCCGATTCTACCAACTCTTTGCTGGGATGAACCCATTGTTGGAAACACTCAGAAGGATAATGTATTTGCTGTCCTATCTGTGACTCTCAGTCGCTACCGAATTATCCAATACAGTCTAGGTGATCTACTCAGTGAACAACTCCTAGTTGCTACTGCTCAACGCTTACAGCAATGCATCGGTGCTCAGGATATAGTGGCGAGGATGGGAGAGAATAAATTTGCGATTTTGCTCTCGAATATCCAAGACTTAGATCAGGTGAAAGAAACAGCTGAGCGTATCCATCAGGAGATTTCCATCCGATTGGAACTCAATGGGCGAGTTGTGTCTTCTAATTGCTACATTGGTATTGTCCTGAGTACCATGGGCTATCAGCAACCGAAAGATTTGCTGCGAGCGGCAGATACGGCGATGTATTATGCCAAATTAGAAGGTATTGGCTCCTCAGAGGTTTTTCATCCTAGTATGCAACAGAGAGCGATTGAGCGACTAGAGTTAGAAACCGACTTACAACAGGCAATTGAATACGAAACATTGCATCTTAATTATCAACCCATTGTGTCCCTGACAACGGGTAAAACTATTGGTTTTGAAGCCTTGGCGAGGTGGCAGCACCGCACTCGCATCAAGATTAGTCCTAGTGAGTTTATTCCGGTAGCAGAAGAAACAGGACTAATTATCCCCCTTGGTGAATGGATTTTGCGGGAAGCCTGCAAACAGTTAAGCCTTTGGCAAGACCAGTTTCCTGATTATTCTTCTTTGAGTATCAGTGTGAATCTGTCTGGTATTCAACTCAACCAACCCCAGCTGATTGACCAGATTGACCAAATCTGCACCACGTTAGAATTGAGTGGGGCTAACTTGAAGCTGGAAATTACTGAGAGTGTGTTGGTGGATAATGCCTCAGTTGCTACCACTATCTTGCATAAACTCAAAGACAGAAATATACAGTTGTGTATCGATGATTTTGGCACCGGATACTCATATTTACCCTATCTTGATTTGCCGATAGATATCCTGAAAATTGATCGTTCTTTTATTAGCAAACAATTTCCAAATGGCAAAAATTTGGATACGGTAGAAGCGATTATAAATTTAGCTAAAAAGCGAAAAATGCAGGTAATTGCTGAGGGCATAGAAACCCAAGAACAAAAGGAGATTTTGCAAGATTTAGGATGTGACTATGGACAAGGATTCTTATTTGATGAAGCCCTGACTGCGGAAACGGTCACTAATTTAATGTTAACCAAGCCAGATAGGTTTTGGTGA
- a CDS encoding sensor histidine kinase encodes MLHSYPMYLNLDAAINRDPLIVSPETLVTEAIARMIQLDSSYVLIQSQRSLVGIFTERDLLKVIVEGIGLSGLAIADVMTTELITQPATEVENVENIVKLLSRLRQHGIRHLPVVEECGRPTGIITENSLLQVLEPATMLATNQQVVDRVNQPTAQLEATNHELEAFAYSVSHELSAPLRRIKSFIKVLSNDYHHQLDLKAQHYLQRISANSQHMWKLIDDLLELSKVSGDPMHYQELDLTKMVAEIRLELTQTQPERSVEWVIAKGIQAYGDSRLLRIVLQNLLHNAWKYTSHHPQARIEFGICPLSAPQIEGQEQTSDQAIAYFVRDDGAGFDMADADRLFIRFVRLHTEAEFPGNGIGLATVQRIIHRHGGKVWAKSAIEQGATFYFTLPPFTNYSL; translated from the coding sequence GTGCTACACTCTTACCCGATGTATTTGAACCTAGACGCAGCAATTAATAGGGATCCCCTGATTGTATCTCCCGAAACTCTAGTAACAGAGGCAATTGCCCGCATGATCCAGTTGGACTCTAGTTACGTACTTATCCAGTCCCAACGGTCATTAGTAGGCATTTTTACTGAGCGAGATTTGCTGAAGGTCATAGTCGAAGGGATTGGGCTTTCTGGACTAGCGATCGCTGACGTGATGACCACAGAGTTAATTACACAACCAGCTACTGAAGTCGAGAATGTCGAGAATATAGTCAAGCTACTGTCTCGATTGCGCCAACATGGGATTCGTCATCTACCAGTTGTAGAGGAATGTGGGCGACCGACAGGTATCATTACAGAAAATAGTTTGTTGCAAGTGCTAGAACCAGCAACAATGTTGGCTACTAATCAACAGGTGGTAGACCGAGTTAATCAGCCCACTGCTCAACTAGAAGCCACAAATCACGAACTAGAAGCATTCGCCTATTCAGTATCCCACGAGTTAAGCGCTCCACTACGAAGAATTAAGAGTTTTATTAAGGTTCTATCAAACGACTATCATCACCAGTTGGATCTCAAAGCACAACACTATCTCCAACGTATATCTGCTAACAGTCAGCATATGTGGAAACTCATTGACGATTTGCTAGAGCTTTCCAAAGTTAGCGGTGACCCGATGCACTACCAGGAGCTTGATTTGACTAAGATGGTTGCTGAAATTAGGTTAGAACTCACACAAACCCAACCTGAACGGAGCGTGGAATGGGTCATTGCCAAAGGAATTCAGGCCTATGGAGATAGTAGGTTGCTCCGGATTGTTTTACAGAATCTACTCCACAACGCCTGGAAATACACATCCCATCATCCCCAAGCCAGGATTGAATTTGGAATTTGCCCATTGTCCGCACCTCAGATAGAGGGGCAAGAGCAAACCAGTGATCAAGCGATCGCCTATTTTGTCCGGGATGATGGAGCTGGCTTTGATATGGCTGATGCTGACAGATTATTTATCCGTTTTGTACGCTTGCACACCGAAGCTGAGTTTCCTGGCAATGGCATTGGACTCGCTACTGTACAGCGTATTATTCACCGACATGGTGGCAAAGTCTGGGCTAAAAGTGCAATTGAACAAGGAGCAACGTTTTATTTTACCCTTCCACCCTTCACAAATTATTCGCTATAA
- a CDS encoding reverse transcriptase N-terminal domain-containing protein, producing MKKSKARGFTPQSEWNQVDWRKLERTVFKLQKRIYQASQRGDVRVVRRVQKTLMKSWSAKMLAVRKVTQQNKGKKTAGIDGRKALTNKQRLVLVANLKIHKRPQPTRRVWIDKPGRKEKRPLGIPTIYDRALQALTKQACLT from the coding sequence ATGAAGAAGTCTAAAGCTCGGGGGTTTACCCCACAGTCAGAATGGAACCAGGTCGATTGGCGAAAACTAGAACGAACTGTGTTTAAGTTGCAAAAACGGATATATCAAGCCTCTCAGCGTGGCGATGTTCGCGTGGTAAGAAGGGTACAAAAAACACTGATGAAGTCCTGGTCTGCAAAAATGCTAGCGGTGAGGAAGGTAACACAACAGAACAAAGGTAAAAAGACTGCCGGAATAGACGGGAGAAAAGCTTTAACCAACAAGCAGCGCCTAGTCTTAGTAGCCAACCTTAAAATACACAAACGACCTCAACCTACCCGCAGAGTATGGATAGACAAACCCGGTCGTAAAGAAAAACGCCCCCTTGGGATACCCACCATATACGACAGAGCGCTCCAAGCCCTTACCAAACAGGCATGTTTAACCTGA
- a CDS encoding group II intron reverse transcriptase, protein MQAIFKSIKQMPKWVLDADIAKCFDKINHDALLNKLNTYPSMKRLIKGWLKAGVMDEGIFTSTDEGTPQGGIISPLLANIALHGMENRIKEYAETLPGNKRRNKTALSLIRYADDFVIMHKSKEVVEECQRIIIKWLEEIGLELKSTKTRLVHTSNGFEFLGFNVRQYQTGRHQSKQGFKTLIKPSKKRVKEHWEKLSKVIDRHKAAPQKALISKLKPIIRGWCNYNKCVVSKETFSDLDNMLWNKLQRWGYRRHPNKSKTWVNKKYWGTKVEKPKKWYEAPKVDNWVFMASEDNYLPKHAKTKIIRHNKVKGDRSIFDGDLIYWNTRMQKHPEMTSQKGTLLKRQEGKCNHCGLIFRDGDFREVHHIIPRANGGNDQLNNLELLHLHCHDAKHRKKINLTNLDDNPF, encoded by the coding sequence ATACAAGCAATATTTAAAAGCATCAAACAAATGCCCAAATGGGTATTAGATGCCGATATTGCCAAATGTTTTGACAAAATCAACCACGATGCTCTTCTAAATAAACTGAATACCTACCCATCCATGAAACGGTTAATCAAAGGTTGGTTAAAAGCCGGGGTAATGGATGAAGGAATATTCACATCGACAGACGAAGGTACTCCCCAAGGTGGAATAATATCTCCACTTCTGGCGAACATAGCCCTCCACGGAATGGAAAACAGGATAAAGGAATACGCCGAAACCTTACCCGGAAATAAACGGAGAAATAAAACGGCATTAAGTCTAATCCGATATGCAGATGACTTCGTCATAATGCACAAATCCAAAGAAGTGGTAGAAGAATGTCAAAGAATCATCATAAAGTGGTTGGAAGAAATTGGCCTGGAACTAAAATCCACAAAAACCAGATTGGTACACACCTCAAACGGCTTTGAATTCTTAGGATTTAATGTACGTCAATATCAGACGGGAAGACACCAATCTAAGCAAGGATTCAAAACCCTCATCAAACCCTCGAAGAAAAGAGTGAAAGAGCATTGGGAAAAGCTATCCAAGGTCATTGACCGACACAAGGCTGCTCCCCAAAAAGCTTTAATAAGCAAACTAAAACCAATAATAAGAGGATGGTGTAACTACAACAAATGCGTTGTAAGTAAAGAAACCTTCTCAGATTTGGATAACATGCTCTGGAACAAACTTCAAAGATGGGGATATAGAAGACATCCAAACAAATCCAAGACCTGGGTAAACAAGAAATATTGGGGAACCAAGGTTGAAAAACCTAAGAAATGGTACGAAGCTCCTAAGGTTGATAACTGGGTATTTATGGCAAGTGAAGATAATTATTTACCTAAACATGCCAAAACAAAAATAATCAGGCACAACAAAGTTAAGGGAGACAGAAGTATTTTCGATGGAGACCTCATATATTGGAACACCAGAATGCAAAAGCATCCCGAGATGACCAGTCAAAAGGGAACACTTTTGAAAAGGCAAGAAGGGAAATGCAATCATTGTGGACTCATATTCAGGGACGGGGATTTTAGGGAAGTACACCACATAATACCACGCGCAAACGGTGGAAACGACCAACTCAATAATCTTGAGCTACTTCACCTACACTGCCACGATGCAAAACACAGAAAGAAAATCAATCTAACAAACTTAGATGATAATCCCTTTTAG